CCTGTGCATGAGTTATTGGAGGTTGATATAATATTCTGGCAGTCCCATCATTTATTGAACCATACACCTCATTCGGCACCACTGGCTGTGATGTATTGAAGAACTGCATTAATAATGGTGACTCTGGCGCGTCAAAACCTGTCGGCTCATGCATCATCAATGGACCTAACTCCTCGTAAAGACCAAAGGCTATAGCTACATTTTTGAGATGGCTAACCAATGCTGAACTATAGAAGCCGTACCAAAACGGCGTTGATTCCATGAAAAACATTGACCTATAATCATTTGGTAAAGCCAACGCGGCCTCAGTTATTGCCAGGCCACCCATGGAGTGCCCAACAAGACCTATATCGCTGGCATTAACCATGGGCAGGGAGGTCAAATATTTTAGGGCGCTCACCGTACCGTAAGGCCCATAGGCAATTGCAAGCCCTATACTACCACCAGAGAGCCCATGCCCATAGGGATCCATTATTAATACTACATATCCTCTCCTCGCTAGCTCTATGGCGACATTTTGCATAAACTCTTTTTGATTGTTCCACCCATTAACAGCTAATATCGCAGGGGCAGGGTGCTTCGTTGACGCAGTGCTAGGTAAATAAAGCATGGCGCTTATCACAGCGCCATGATCACCATATATCGCTATTTGATACACATGGACAAAACCAAAGTCAGAATTAACATAGGACGCAAAGGCACCTCCGCCTATTATTAAAATTAACGATATTATAAGTAGAATTAGGTAGGTTTTAATTTCAGGGTCCATACTTCCTGAATATTAGAAACTAAATTTTTATATTATGTGATTAAATATTGTATTTATAAATAAACTATTTATATTATTGAATCTATCATAAAACGACGCTAGGTTATTTTTATTAATAGATTTGTGCCTGCTTTAATCATGTCTCTGCCTAGGCTGGATCACTTCATAAATGGCGAGTTCGTTAAGCCCTCAAGCGGCGAGTATAGAATCAAGAGGAGTCCCATTGATGATTCTCCACTGACTGAGGTTGCGGTGGGTAGTAGGGAGGACGCCAGGGCAGCCATAGATGCTGCCTATGACGCGTTAAAGAATTGGTCTAGGTTGACGCCGATAAGGCGGAGTGAGTATCTTTACAAGATGCTTGAGGAGTTTAGGAAGATGGAGGATGAGTTCATTAAGGTCTTGATTGAGGAGGGTGGCGGTATCTACAAGAAGGCCTGGGGTGAGGTTGTCTTCACTGAGAGGCTTATCCAGAATGCCGCTGAGATGGCTAGGCATTATGAGGGTAAGGTGCTTAATTCTGATAGTGAGGCCACGATATCCATGGTGTTCAAGAAGCCTAAGGGCGTTGTTGGTGTTATAACTCCCTGGAACTACCCATTGTCAATATCAATGAAGAAGATAGCTCATGCCCTAGCCATAGGGAATACCGTGGTTTACAAACCAGCCAGTGATACACCAATAACGGGCTATATGATAGCTCAACTGGCCCAGAGGGCTGGTCTTCCTAAGGGTGTGTTGAATGTTGTGTTTGGTTCTGGTGGTGTTGTTGGTGATGAGATAGTTGTTAGTAAGAGGGTTAGCCATATAACCTTCACTGGTGAGTCGGCTACGGGTAGGGAGATAGCGTCTAAGGCTGGTGGTTCTCTGAAGACCGTGACCCTCGAACTTGGCGGTAGTGACCCATTGATAATACTTGACGATGCCGACCCAGACTATGCTGCTAGGCTCGCAGTTTTCGCAGCCTTCTTCCATCAGGGCCAGATCTGTACGGCTGCCAAGAGGATTATTGTGCATAGGGGTATTGCGGATAAGTTCATTCAAAAGTTTGTGGAGTACACGAGGATACTCAGAATTGGCGATCCTAGGGCTGATAAGAATATGGATCAAGGACCATTAATTAACCATAACCAAGTCGAGACAATGCAGGGATTCCTAAAGGATGCTTTAGACCATGGTGCTCAGGTATTATTTGGTAGTGATGTTAAGGGTAACTACTTCACGCCAACAATACTTACTAATGTTGATCTAAACATGAGAGTTATGAAGGAGGAAGTCTTCGGCCCAATAAGGCCTGTGATCGTTGTTGATGACGATCAACAAGCTATTGAGATTGCCAATAGTAATGATTATGGGCTCAGTGGTGCCGTTATCACCAAGGACATAAATAGGGCGCTGAATATTGCAGAAAATGTGGAGTCAGGCATGTTCCACATAAACGATGTAACATTTCTAGAGGAGAGCCATGTACCCTTTGGAGGAATTAAGGCATCTGGCATGGGTAGGGAGGGTGGTGAGTACTCTTTCCATGAGAATACTTTCGATAGGTGGTTAACGATAACCCTACGTACTAGGAGATTCCCAATACCATCAACCCTAAAGTCATAAAACCACTGCTTAGTGAATAATAAAAATTGAAAATAAACTCACCTTATTACACCCACGCATCTTAACTGTCATTGTGTATTAATTCCTCATCTGCGGTGCCAATGCCTTAATAATCTCATCCCTCGATAAAACAAGCTCATTAATAACAAGCACACCGACTTTCTCCAGCGGTCTCTCACTAACCTCTAACTCCTATTCTGAATGTATGTATCAATTATTGTGTCCAGCCCTACGGCCATGTTTATTAATAAGTCTCATCTGGTCTCACGGGATAACTCCCTAATTACATCCTCAAATATCCTAGTACCTTCATCAAGGTGTCTCTTGGTCAGCACTAATGGTGCCATAAAC
This is a stretch of genomic DNA from Vulcanisaeta moutnovskia 768-28. It encodes these proteins:
- a CDS encoding aldehyde dehydrogenase family protein; amino-acid sequence: MSLPRLDHFINGEFVKPSSGEYRIKRSPIDDSPLTEVAVGSREDARAAIDAAYDALKNWSRLTPIRRSEYLYKMLEEFRKMEDEFIKVLIEEGGGIYKKAWGEVVFTERLIQNAAEMARHYEGKVLNSDSEATISMVFKKPKGVVGVITPWNYPLSISMKKIAHALAIGNTVVYKPASDTPITGYMIAQLAQRAGLPKGVLNVVFGSGGVVGDEIVVSKRVSHITFTGESATGREIASKAGGSLKTVTLELGGSDPLIILDDADPDYAARLAVFAAFFHQGQICTAAKRIIVHRGIADKFIQKFVEYTRILRIGDPRADKNMDQGPLINHNQVETMQGFLKDALDHGAQVLFGSDVKGNYFTPTILTNVDLNMRVMKEEVFGPIRPVIVVDDDQQAIEIANSNDYGLSGAVITKDINRALNIAENVESGMFHINDVTFLEESHVPFGGIKASGMGREGGEYSFHENTFDRWLTITLRTRRFPIPSTLKS